The following proteins come from a genomic window of Platichthys flesus chromosome 1, fPlaFle2.1, whole genome shotgun sequence:
- the polr2l gene encoding DNA-directed RNA polymerases I, II, and III subunit RPABC5, whose protein sequence is MIIPIRCFTCGKIVGNKWEAYLGLLQAEYTEGDALDALGLKRYCCRRMLLSHVDLIEKLLNYAPLEK, encoded by the exons ATGATCATCCCTATCCGCTGCTTCACATGCGGGAAGATCGTGGGTAATAAGTGGGAGGCATACCTCGGCCTGCTCCAAGCCGAGTACACTGAGGG TGATGCCCTTGATGCCCTGGGCCTGAAGAGATACTGCTGTAGGAGGATGCTCCTTTCTCACGTGGATCTTATTGAGAAGTTATTGAATTATGCTCCACTGGAGAAGTGA
- the LOC133950658 gene encoding cleavage and polyadenylation specificity factor subunit 7-like, protein MAAPAAAAGPGSSRRTDVYSNMHQNKEDLDRIAEANELYDAVLTGSVDQYQSVNKSLAPEENSVKEEAQLTDGQTQKGGNSEKRLSLYFGNFPWWTSDKDITGLAQNLGVRDIKEIKFAENRINGQSRGYAEVVVTSEESFKILLEKIPQCKLNGDKLDCRFATRQNLNVFEDIANKRMPLRVNSKDSKDDASEKIPSLLSQEPMPPPIPPLFPQHSHPHVFPSLPSPYLGHPHPPPHHHPHPHQLPPPHQHPPPPQHPPPHQHPPPHQHPPPHQHQHPPPHPHPHYPHMPPNVPPPMPPPLFPPHPPHIHSQPPPSLHINPAFFPPGQDGHSSKAYSQQKHTPKSTDGDFEELMNRNRAVASSAISKAVSGATAGDLRVAMETLLTAIAIIKQSRVYGDERCQALVTSLKDCLVSIQGNYGYRSSSRSGEKGRDRERGRDRDRERERDRDRVRDQEDSSGWEAAGMSRRHRERSWSGEKVKERSRERERERHRDHRDRDRDRYR, encoded by the exons GATTTGGACAGAATTGCTGAAGCAAATGAACTCTATGATGCTGTCTTGACTGGCTCAGTGGATCAGTACCAGAGCGTCAATAAAAGTCTTGCACCCGAGGAGAATTCAGTTAAAGAGGAGGCACAATTAACAGACggacaaacacagaaaggaGGGAATTCAGAGAAGAGACTGTCGTTATATTTTGGAAATTTCCCCTGG TGGACATCTGACAAGGACATCACAGGACTGGCCCAAAACCTGGGTGTGAGGGACATCAAAGAGATCAAATTTGCCGAGAACAGAATAAATGGCCAATCAAGAGG CTACGCGGAGGTGGTGGTGACCTCGGAAGAGTCATTCAAAATATTGTTGGAAAAAATACCCCAATGTAAACTGAATGGAGACAAGCTTGACTGTCGCTTTGCCACCCGACAGAACCTCAATGTGTTCGAGGACATAGCGAATAAAC GTATGCCCCTTCGCGTGAATTCCAAAGATTCCAAGGATGATGCTTCAGAAAAGATTCCTTCATTATTATCACAGGAGCCCATGCCTCCCCCTATACCTCCCCTTTTCCCACAACATTCGCATCCACACGTCTTTCCCTCATTACCCAGTCCTTACCTTGGTCACCCTCACCCACCCCCTCATCATCACCCTCATCCTCACCAACTTCCTCCCCCTCACCaacatcctccacctccccagCATCCTCCCCCCCATCAACATCCTCCCCCCCATCAACATCCACCCCCTCATCAACATCAACATCCtccccctcatcctcatcctcactaCCCACATATGCCTCCAAACGTCCCACCACCCATGCCACCCCCTTTATTCCCTCCTCATCCACCCCACATTCATAGCCAACCACCTCCTAGTCTTCATATAAATCCAGCTTTCTTCCCCCCGGGACAAGACGGCCACAGCAGCAAAGCTTACAGCCAACAAAA acacacacctaAAAGTACAGATGGAGATTTTGAGGAGCTGATGAACAGAAATAGAGCCGTTGCCAGCAGTGCCATCTCCAAGGCTGTGTCTGGAGCAACAGCTG GAGACCTGCGGGTAGCTATGGAGACGCTGTTAACTGCCATTGCCATCATTAAGCAGTCCAGAGTGTACGGAGATGAACGCTGTCAAGCCCTGGTCACCTCACTCAAAGACTGTCTAGTCTCTATCCAGGGCAACTATGGCTACAG GAGCAGCAGTCGTTCTGGGGAGAAAGGAAGAGACCGCGAACGGGGTCGTGACCGGGACCGGGAGCGGGAGCGAGACCGCGATAGAGTACGGGACCAAGAAGATTCCTCTGGCTGGGAAGCTGCTGGAATGTCTCGAAGACACAGAGAACGTTCCTGGAGTGGAGAGAAAGTCAAGGAGCGCTCCCGGGAACGGGAAAGGGAAAGGCACAGAGATCATAGAGACCGAGACAGAGATCGATACCGCTGA